The Torulaspora delbrueckii CBS 1146 chromosome 1, complete genome DNA segment GATGTTAATGTCGTGAAGGAATACTTTCAATCTTACACGAGATCCGATTATTCAAGACCTAACTCGAGAGCTCCTCTAACATTTACAATTCCAGCTGGTATTATCTATTCTCGTGGTGGTCAAATTCCAACTGAGGAAGACGTTCCTATGGTGCACTCCTTGGAACCTACGTTGAGAAACAAATTCCAGATACCaacaaagatcaaagcgGGAAAGATTACTATCGAATCTCCATACACCGTTTGTGAAGAAGGCGAAAAATTGGACGTTCGTAAAgcattgattttgaagcagtTTGGTATTGCCGATGCGCAGTTCAAAGTCAAGGTTGCAGCATATTACGACAAGGAATCTTCTGATGTGAAGAAGGTTGGTATCAACATGGACCAAGCCTGATCTGATCTCGCGGATCGAGATTTTTCTGTACCATATAGAATTTAAAATATATATACTATGCATTAGCAAATGTGTCTCCAGTACTCCTCAACTTTGGCTAATTCCTTGGCTGTGGCACTCTGTTCATCCCATGGAATCATGATTACGTCTAACAAGTCGTGTTTTCTCTTGATCCTGAATGCCGCATTACATATCAAATTTGCCAATCGCAATTGCATAGGACGTTCCATCGACATGATCCCATCATCTAGGCCATAAATCACAAAATGATTGTACTTGATTCCATTCGCTGTTTCTACAGCTTCGAATTTCATCAAGTACATGAAAAGATATTGTAATCGACTCAAAAACAAAACATCTATATCCTGACGGCTCCTTGAAACCGCCATAACTGATGAAAGCTTCCCCGGTTCGCTCGACAAACCCTTCTCGATGTGAGTACGAGCATTTTCACCCATCACAAAGATCAAAGTCTGCTTACGCGACTCACCGCATCTTTCTTGGGACAGCAATTGTGATATCTGCTGATCGATACTCATCAGCCCACCATCAAGGCAAATGTCCTGGGTCAAGGCCTTACTAACTAATCAGAAGTTTACTATCTCACATTACCCGCTTTGTTTTTAAGATTCGCTTCCTttaagctgaaaaattttagCATCGGAATATTGTCAACTGTTTAAATCATCGGCCAATTAGGTCTAGCTAGTCTGATGAGTGTTGTTATTCCATCCAGGAGGCTGCTCTCAGCACGTACGTTTACGAGGTTTTTGACACGTTCTCAATCGACGGCTACAAATGGACCTTTGGTATCGAAAACTATTGAGAAACAGCCAGAAGCCGAAAAACCAATTGGAGATGAAGTACTCTCATTGCGTCAAAGACAATTCAACGATCAGATTGTGGAACAATTAAAGGCTCTTTCCGAGACTCCattggatgaaattgacaAGTTGGGTGTCGACGTAAATGGAACGCTGACTGAAAGGGAAAAGCAgttggatgaagaattgacagatttcttgagaaaaTACTCTCAACTGAATAGACTGATAAATACTGAGGAAAATTCTGAAGGTGAAGCT contains these protein-coding regions:
- the MRT4 gene encoding mRNA turnover protein MRT4 (similar to Saccharomyces cerevisiae MRT4 (YKL009W); ancestral locus Anc_2.498), with translation MPRSKRSKLVTLANTEKKGRENKERIFDEVREALDTYRYVWVLHLDDVRTPVLQEIRTGWAGSKLILGKRKVLEKALGLNREDEYSENLHKLTRHCGGVTGLLFTDEDVNVVKEYFQSYTRSDYSRPNSRAPLTFTIPAGIIYSRGGQIPTEEDVPMVHSLEPTLRNKFQIPTKIKAGKITIESPYTVCEEGEKLDVRKALILKQFGIADAQFKVKVAAYYDKESSDVKKVGINMDQA
- the SHU1 gene encoding Shu1p (similar to Saccharomyces cerevisiae SHU1 (YHL006C); ancestral locus Anc_2.499), with protein sequence MSIDQQISQLLSQERCGESRKQTLIFVMGENARTHIEKGLSSEPGKLSSVMAVSRSRQDIDVLFLSRLQYLFMYLMKFEAVETANGIKYNHFVIYGLDDGIMSMERPMQLRLANLICNAAFRIKRKHDLLDVIMIPWDEQSATAKELAKVEEYWRHIC